The DNA segment GCTACGTCACCGAGGCCTGGAGCGCGGTCGTCCCGGACGCCGTCGGCGCGACGCAGCATCGGATCGCCAAGGCGGCGAAGGCCGTCGCCGACGCGCTGGGGGAGGAGCGCGACGCCCTCGCCGCCCGCGACGTGCTCCGCGGGCACGCCCTCGTCGCGGCCCGCCGCGGCGAGCCGGCGTTCGCCCTCGGGGTCGCCTCGGCCCGCCAGGAGAGCCGGGCCCGGGAGGCCGCGCGCGCCGGGGACGCGGCCCTGGAGCGGCTGCACTCCCTGTCAAGCTGAGCAGGACGGTCATCCGCACGAAACGGGCGGCGGATAATGTGAATCATGCCTTCCGTCCGTCCTCTGCCGTCAGCCCTCCTGCGTCCGCGCCATTTCGACCGTGACGACGTGGTCGTCCATGCCGGTCTGTTCTCGCTGGTCAACTCGAGTACGACCCCGCAGGCGGCCTGGACTGAGGACCTGATCGCGCTCGGCGAGGTGCTCGACGAGGCGGAGTTCCCCTACCGTCTCATCCGCGGCACGAAGGGCGCGCCCTTCCTCGCGATCGACCGCTCGCTCGGCGCCGAGCTGGCCACGCTGCTCGCGCGCGCCTTCGCGACCGAGCCGTTCTACGTGAAGACGCTCGACAAGCGCGGCACCCCGCCGCTGCTCCTGGCGGAGGGGGCCATCGCCCCGTATCCGCGCGCGGCGGTCTTCTCGCTCTTCCGCCCCCGCGTCTCCTCGAGCGGCTCGCTCCGCTACGGCGCCCGCAGCGGCGTCCGCCTCGAGTTCTGGAAGGTCGGCGAGGAGGAGATCACCACTCCCGCCGAGAACGCGCTGATGCGCAGCAGCCTCCCGGTCGCCGAGGCGATCGACGCGCACGTCGAGGCCTACGGCCGCACCTGGCCGACCTTCGAGGGCATGTTCGAGCCGCTCGTCAGCGACATCCGCTTCGACGTCGACATCGTCTTCTCCTGGGTGGACGGCACCGATCTGGAGTTCCAGCGCGCCCGCGCCGCCCGGATGGCCAGCTACGTCGTCGGCGAGGGCGACGACGCCCCCGCGCGCTTCCGCCAGATCGACGAGCTCAAGTACGCCCTCCGCAGCGTCTACATGTACGCGCCGTGGGTCCGGCACATCTACATCGTCACCGACTCGCCGCGCCCGCGCTGGCTCGACGAGCACCCCGACGTCACGCTGGTCCGCAGCGAGGACCACTTCCGCGACCTCTCGGTGCTGCCCACGCACAACTCGCACGCGGTCGAGAGCCAGCTGCACCGCATCCCGGGCCTGGCCGAGCACTTCCTCTACTCCAACGACGACATGTTCTTCGGCCGGCCCGTCGACCCGTCGATCTTCTTCTCGCCCGGCGGGATCACCAAGTTCATCGAGGCGACCACCCGCATCGGGATGGGCGACTCCAACGCCTCCCGCAGCGGGTTCGAGAACGCGGCGCGCGTCAACCGCCGCCTGCTCCGCGAGCGCTTCGGCGCGATGACGACCCGGCACCTCGAGCACGCCGCCACGCCGCTCCGCAAGAGCGTGATGGCCGAGCTCGAGACCGAGTTCGAGCCGGAGTTCACCGCGACCGCCGCCAGCCGCTTCCGCTCGGCGAGCGACGTCTCCGTCACCAACTCGCTCTACCACTACTACGCGCTGATGACCGGCCGCGCGGTGGTGCAGGAGAACGCCTCGGTGAAGTACGTCGACACGACGATGCACCAGGGCCTCAAGGACATGAAGAAGCTGCTGAAGAACCGCGGCGTCGACTTCTTCTGCCTCAACGACGGCAGCTTCCCCGAGATCTCGGCGGAGGTGCGCACCCGCGCCGTGATCGACTTCCTCGAGGAGTACTACCCGATCCCGGCGCCCTGGGAGCGGGTGGACTGAGCATGGCCTGGGCGATCGGCGGCGGAGTCCTCGGGCTGCTGCTCGGGCTCGCCAGCGCGCTCGTCTTCCCCGGCATCGGGATCGGCGCGGGCATCGGCGTCGGCATCGCGCTCGGCGCGGCCCTCGCCTTCGCCGGGCACCTGTTCGCCCTCGACCGCAGTCGTTCCCAGCGCTGACGTCTGTTCCGCAGGCGATCCGCGGCTCCGGAGCCTCGGTCCCGCGGACGGGATCGCCCCTCGGCGCGGATCGCCTGCAGACCGGACGCCGGCCGCTAGGCGCTGACGCCGACGGGCTCCACGACGGGTGGGTAGAGCGCCTCGACCTGCTCGAGCGGAGCGGCGGTGGCCGGGGCGATCTCGACGCCGTGCGAGGCGAGGATCCGCTCGGTCTCGTTCGCCGAGACGTAGGACACCTCGGTCGAGGCGCCGATCGGCACCACCGAGTGCAGCACCGTGCCGTCGTAGACGTGGATGAGGTTGAAGGCCTGCGCGGAGTTGCGGGCGCGGGTGCCGCCGACCGGCACGTTGAGGTCCTGCGTGTAGCAGGTGGCCGACGCGACCGAGACGGGGATGCCGGCGAACGTCGCGGTCGAGGAGTAGTGCAGGTGGCCGGCGATGATGCTGCGGACGTCCGAGCCCTCGAGCACCTCCGCGAGCGCGGGCTGGTCGCGGAGCTCGACGAGCACCGAGAGGTCGAGGACGCTCGGGACCGGCGGGTGGTGCAGCGCCAGGATCGTGCCGTGCGGCGCGGGGCTGGCGAGCTCCTCCGCGAGCCAGTCCAGCTGGGCGTCCGAGATCTCGCCGTAGTGCGCGCCCGGGACGGTCGAGTCCAGCGCGATGATGCGCAGTCCGTTCACGTCGTGCACCCGATCGATCGGCTGCGTGGTCGGCAGCTGGTCGAGCAGCCCGGAGCGGAAGGCACCGCGGTCGTCGTGGTTGCCCATCACCCAGATCACCTCGGCACCGAGGCGGGCGGCGGCCGGCTCGACGACGGCGCGGAGCTTGGCGTACGCCTCGGGCTCGCCCTTGTCCGCCAGATCGCCGGTGATGACCACGGCCTCCGGGCGACCGCCCGAGGCCTCCAGCTCGTCGAACAGGCGGCGGAGCTGGGCCTCGCTGTCGACGTCGGAGCCGTACAGCCCGCCGTCTCCGGCGATGAAGTGGGTGTCGCTGAGGTGAAGGATGAAGTGGTTCGGCCGGGGGTACTCGGCCTGGCGGACAGTCATGATCCTCGGGTTCCACGATCGGTGGGGCCGGCTCGATCGAGTCGGCGTCGGTACGGGATGTCGCATGGTGCTGTACTGCTGGTCCGCGGGCTGGGAACTGCTCCCGCGAGGCTCAGTCCATCATCGCGGGGTGAACGGACGGCCAACGAGGACCGGCGCGTCATCGAACGGTTTTCCCAGATTCAGCGCCGGACAGCGACTCCGTCCTCAGGAACCGCTCACCGGGTGCGCACTCCCCGCACACCGACCGCCCACGCCGCGCATCGGTTCTGCAGAGGGAGTCGTCAGAGCTCGAGCAGGAGCCGCGCGTAGAACGCGATGGCGCGCTCGAACTGGTCGACCTCGACCGACTCGTCGGCGCCGTGGATGCCGAGCTGCTGCTGCGGGCTGATCTCGAACGGGATGAAGCGGTAGACGCCGTCGCTGATCGCGTGGAAGTGCCGGGCGTCGCTGCCGCCGGTCTGCACGTAGGGCGCGACGATCGCCTCCGGGAAGACCTCCTGCACCACGGTGCGGAGCACGTCGTACGGACCGCCGTCGCCGGGCTCGCCGGTGGGGGAGACGGGGGAGGGCTCGTGCGCGACGCGCACCTCGATCTCGACCTCCGGGTCGTCGATCACCGCGCGGATCCGCTCGACGACACCCGCGACGGTCCCGCCCGGATTGATCCGCACGTTGGCGACCGCGCTGGCGGTCGACGCGAGGACGTTCGCCCCGGTGCTGCCGCGCAGCTGCGTGATCGCCACAGTCGTCCGCAGCATCGCGGCGGAGCGGTTGGAGTGCGCGGCCAGGGCCGCGACGACGGCGTCCGGGTGCTCGTGCGGCTTCGCGTACCAGACCGCGTGCGCGGAGTCGGCGCGGGGCGCGGCGGCGCGCACCAGCTCGGCGATCGGCTCTGGGAGCGTCGAGGGGAACGGGTTCTCGGTGAGGCGGTGGATCGCCCGCGCGAGCCGCTGGGTGGCGAGCATGCCGGGCAGGGGCGGCGGGGCGGAGGCGTGCCCGCCCGCGTCGCGGCAGGTCAGCTCGAGGTTCATGATGCCGCGCTCGGTGACGCCGATGACGGCGATCGGCTTGGTCACTCCGGGCACGATGCCGCGGCGGACGTTGCCGCCCTCGTCGAGCACGAAGCGCGGGCGGACGCCGCGCGCCCCGAGCAGCGCGACGATCGACGGCGCGCCGTCCCCCGCCGTCTCCTCGTTGTGCGTGGAGACCAGGTAGACGTCGCGGCGGGGCCGCTCGCCGCGCAGGACGGCCGCCTCGACGGCCTCGAGCAGGGCGACGAGGGAGCCCTTGTCGTCGAGCGCGCCGCGCCCCACGATCGCGGTGCGGCCGTCCGGGCGGAGGACCGTGTCGGCCGCGAAGGGCGCGATCGACCAGTCGTCGGGGGTGACGCTGACCACGTCGTAGTGCGCCATCAGGACCGACGGCTCGCCGTCCTCGGTGCCGCGCCAGCGCCAAACCAGGGAGTGGCCGGCCACGGTCTCGCGCTCGAGGGCGCTGTGCAGCGCGGGGTAGAACTGCTCGAGCAGCTCCTGGAAGACGCGGAACCGGCTCCAGTCGGTGTCGGACTCGTCGGAGTGCGACACCGTGTCGACCCGCAGCAGGGCCTGGAAGCGCTCGAGCGCGGTCGTCGTCACCGGGCTAGCCTACGACGGCGGTCCCGACCCCCCGGACCCGGCGAGCGGAGGTGCGGCATGGGCGTGCGGCCGCCGACCGACCCGCTGCCCGAGGTCTGCGTGGTCTACGTCCTCCGCGAGTCGCCGCGCGGCACCGAGGTGCTGCTCGGCAGGAAGCTCCGCGGACTGGGCGAGGGCCGCGTCGTCGCGCCCGGCGGGAAGCTCGAGCCGGGGGAGTCGCCCGTCGAGGCGGCCGTCCGCGAGCTGGCGGAGGAGGTCGGCCTGCGCGCGGAGCCGGCCGACCTCGAGCCGCGCGGTTCCCTCGACTACCTCTTCCCGCGCCGACCCGCGTGGAGCCAGCGCTCGCACGTCTTCGTCTGCCGCCGCTGGTCGGGCGAGGTCGTGGCGTCGGGGGAGCTCGCCGCGTCCTTCGTCCCGCTCGACGAGGTCCCCTACGGCCGGATGTGGGACGACGCGCGCTTCTGGCTGCCCGCGGTGCTGCACTCCGGCGACGTGGTCGACCGGACGTTCGAGTTCGGCGCCGACCTCGAGCACGTCGTCGCTCGGCCCTGATTCCGCCGTCCGGACTCTTCGGCGCCAGATCTTTGACGCGTCCTCGGTGATCCGTCGATCGTTCTCGGGCGGAGAGGGACCCCGGCCCCGGGTGACCCACGCGCTGAGGAAGAGGTGACGGCGATGAGGACTCGCTTCCTGCGGAGGACGGCGGCTGCGCTGGTCGTGCTGGCGACCGTGCTGGGCATCGGTGCGCTCACGACGGCGCCCGCGGCGGCGCTGACGTCGGGGACGAGGTCGAACGAGCCCTGGGTGGTGCAGCTGTACGACTCGTTCGACGGCCGGGACGGGCGCAGCTGCACCGGCACGGCGATCGCCGCCGATTGGGTGCTCACCGCGGATCACTGCCCCTCGAGCCACGTGTACTACCGGTACTCACTGGATCCCGCGGAGGACGAGGTCCTGGCCACGGTGCCCGTCGCGGAGACGATCTCCCTGGCCCCCGCTGACATGAAGCTGCTGCGGCTCTCCCGCGACCACGTTCTGCCGCAGTACCCGACGCTGCTCCCGAAGGGATACCGGAGAGGATCGGTCGGCGACGTGTACGGGATGGGGGCGAGCCCGCTCGCCCTGCAGCGGACCGAGAAGGTGCGGGTCCACGACGTCCTGCAGACCGATGACGACGTCCTCGAGCTCACCAGCACGGCGATGACGGATCGCGCCGAGCAGATCGGGGAGCCCGGGGACTCGGGCGGACCGCTGATGATCGGCGGTCGGCTGGTCGGCGTGCTGCACGGTACGAGTGTCGGCGGAGCGCGCGTCCAGCAGATGTACTACAGCGACGTGGGGCCGGCGGTGGCGAAGCTGAAGGAGCTGCAGGAGCACGGCCGTTTCCCGCGGCACACGAGTCCCGAGCAGGCATCGGGAATCACGGACGTCTCGGTCGTCCGCGGGTACGTGGAGGCGACGATGAGCGAGGCGCTGGTCCGCTCCGGGAAGCGCGTCGTGGTCTGGGTGAACGGGCGCTACGCGGGCGACTACAACGAGGGCAGGGGCTGGTACGCGTGGAAGTACGACGTCCCGGGCGGCACGAAGATCGTCCCCACCACTCCCGTGAAGGACGGCGACCTCGTCCAGGTCGGCGAGCTGGCCTCGGGCGTGGACGTCGCCGCGGCCGACCTGCTCTTCCAGTCGACGCTCGACGGCATCGACAGCGTCCAGCGG comes from the Rathayibacter festucae DSM 15932 genome and includes:
- a CDS encoding M20/M25/M40 family metallo-hydrolase encodes the protein MTTTALERFQALLRVDTVSHSDESDTDWSRFRVFQELLEQFYPALHSALERETVAGHSLVWRWRGTEDGEPSVLMAHYDVVSVTPDDWSIAPFAADTVLRPDGRTAIVGRGALDDKGSLVALLEAVEAAVLRGERPRRDVYLVSTHNEETAGDGAPSIVALLGARGVRPRFVLDEGGNVRRGIVPGVTKPIAVIGVTERGIMNLELTCRDAGGHASAPPPLPGMLATQRLARAIHRLTENPFPSTLPEPIAELVRAAAPRADSAHAVWYAKPHEHPDAVVAALAAHSNRSAAMLRTTVAITQLRGSTGANVLASTASAVANVRINPGGTVAGVVERIRAVIDDPEVEIEVRVAHEPSPVSPTGEPGDGGPYDVLRTVVQEVFPEAIVAPYVQTGGSDARHFHAISDGVYRFIPFEISPQQQLGIHGADESVEVDQFERAIAFYARLLLEL
- a CDS encoding 8-oxo-dGTP diphosphatase, which gives rise to MGVRPPTDPLPEVCVVYVLRESPRGTEVLLGRKLRGLGEGRVVAPGGKLEPGESPVEAAVRELAEEVGLRAEPADLEPRGSLDYLFPRRPAWSQRSHVFVCRRWSGEVVASGELAASFVPLDEVPYGRMWDDARFWLPAVLHSGDVVDRTFEFGADLEHVVARP
- a CDS encoding stealth family protein → MVVHAGLFSLVNSSTTPQAAWTEDLIALGEVLDEAEFPYRLIRGTKGAPFLAIDRSLGAELATLLARAFATEPFYVKTLDKRGTPPLLLAEGAIAPYPRAAVFSLFRPRVSSSGSLRYGARSGVRLEFWKVGEEEITTPAENALMRSSLPVAEAIDAHVEAYGRTWPTFEGMFEPLVSDIRFDVDIVFSWVDGTDLEFQRARAARMASYVVGEGDDAPARFRQIDELKYALRSVYMYAPWVRHIYIVTDSPRPRWLDEHPDVTLVRSEDHFRDLSVLPTHNSHAVESQLHRIPGLAEHFLYSNDDMFFGRPVDPSIFFSPGGITKFIEATTRIGMGDSNASRSGFENAARVNRRLLRERFGAMTTRHLEHAATPLRKSVMAELETEFEPEFTATAASRFRSASDVSVTNSLYHYYALMTGRAVVQENASVKYVDTTMHQGLKDMKKLLKNRGVDFFCLNDGSFPEISAEVRTRAVIDFLEEYYPIPAPWERVD
- a CDS encoding phosphodiesterase, which gives rise to MTVRQAEYPRPNHFILHLSDTHFIAGDGGLYGSDVDSEAQLRRLFDELEASGGRPEAVVITGDLADKGEPEAYAKLRAVVEPAAARLGAEVIWVMGNHDDRGAFRSGLLDQLPTTQPIDRVHDVNGLRIIALDSTVPGAHYGEISDAQLDWLAEELASPAPHGTILALHHPPVPSVLDLSVLVELRDQPALAEVLEGSDVRSIIAGHLHYSSTATFAGIPVSVASATCYTQDLNVPVGGTRARNSAQAFNLIHVYDGTVLHSVVPIGASTEVSYVSANETERILASHGVEIAPATAAPLEQVEALYPPVVEPVGVSA
- a CDS encoding trypsin-like serine protease, with translation MRTRFLRRTAAALVVLATVLGIGALTTAPAAALTSGTRSNEPWVVQLYDSFDGRDGRSCTGTAIAADWVLTADHCPSSHVYYRYSLDPAEDEVLATVPVAETISLAPADMKLLRLSRDHVLPQYPTLLPKGYRRGSVGDVYGMGASPLALQRTEKVRVHDVLQTDDDVLELTSTAMTDRAEQIGEPGDSGGPLMIGGRLVGVLHGTSVGGARVQQMYYSDVGPAVAKLKELQEHGRFPRHTSPEQASGITDVSVVRGYVEATMSEALVRSGKRVVVWVNGRYAGDYNEGRGWYAWKYDVPGGTKIVPTTPVKDGDLVQVGELASGVDVAAADLLFQSTLDGIDSVQRTGDRVAVTMSRALVNSGKRVVVWVDGVYRAEVIDDVSYYASKSNDAHGSVVVPDGTVRAGALVTIGVLPSGTDVDQAEILDARVL